In a single window of the Pocillopora verrucosa isolate sample1 chromosome 4, ASM3666991v2, whole genome shotgun sequence genome:
- the LOC131795835 gene encoding uncharacterized protein codes for MAAQRSLLSLVVLLLVINWPHVESKTLHKEVSGVNDGVALREKRFAVDPLSAIGLAVSVASAIQSAVCTFSSVCGGDEVTHALERMEEKLDAIQNDVTSIRHDVEEIWNESKRKWYFKHIDNIIQQRKAVIADLKNKDYTQRAKDKQTRFILEVFGTTSKDEYVEKALLHIPKLVTDEGLVTHYFDVQIRDGKSVKEAAKLTWAFIRKIFRYQEDGYASIVFAASMKYKDDEASYNSTMSEVCAWWPKSTDPEYKKFCKKFVKDTTAENRRKSQEDFLYVIRDLALIPVQLVQTDCNKFADSNGVHYSEGHLYVSQPQAKKILIVDPKTLDVVKALSVPGSECGGDCHPIGVSIKAKDNLMAIGAKSSLPAGESKVMLFKIKGDLTKPSGISIEHYYTMLQLFPVNRKDADVRDVAFCGNRFGYADYNGVIYNWRMPDEMYYGWNDGKPVPDLYDRNDWSLRNQYNVKKDHQYYLGCSNSRRDWLVEKTNRATKGDGVGAVPSDFSGSVSNILEEGAENVVLYENWHDVGDGRSRMNNLKGLAMDSKRNFFYSSGRHWANGVCGVYQRTYDGKRRYIREWNKESKIEMFGMAVDESGFLFSIQKHGSKGKCLYKFHHEIDLEDINVP; via the coding sequence ATGGCTGCCCAGAGGAGTCTTCTTTCGttggttgttttgcttttggttATAAACTGGCCACATGTGGAGAGTAAAACCTTGCACAAAGAGGTCTCAGGTGTCAACGATGGAGTCGCATTGAGAGAGAAGAGATTCGCAGTGGATCCTCTGAGCGCAATCGGCCTTGCTGTGAGTGTTGCCTCAGCCATTCAAAGCGCTGTTTGTACGTTTTCAAGTGTCTGCGGTGGTGATGAAGTCACTCATGCGCTCGAAAGGATGGAGGAAAAGCTGGATGCCATACAGAATGACGTCACAAGTATCAGGCATGATGTGGAAGAAATTTGGAATGAATCAAAACGCAAATGGTACTTTAAACATATAGATAACATCATCCAACAGAGGAAGGCGGTTATCGCCGACTTAAAGAATAAAGACTACACTCAGCGGGCTAAAGACAAGCAAACCCGATTTATCCTTGAGGTGTTTGGTACCACATCAAAAGACGAGTACGTTGAAAAGGCACTTCTCCACATTCCAAAACTAGTCACAGATGAGGGACTCGTCACCCATTATTTCGACGTCCAGATCAGAGATGGAAAATCTGTCAAAGAAGCTGCGAAACTGACATGGGCATTCATAAGGAAAATCTTTCGATACCAAGAAGATGGCTATGCCTCTATTGTCTTTGCAGCCTCCATGAAGTATAAAGATGATGAAGCATCTTACAACAGCACGATGTCTGAGGTCTGCGCTTGGTGGCCAAAGTCCACAGACCCCGAATACAAGAAGTTCTGTAAAAAGTTTGTTAAAGATACGACTGCCGAGAACCGAAGAAAGAGTCAGGAGGACTTCCTCTACGTTATAAGAGATCTGGCTCTTATTCCAGTTCAACTTGTGCAAACGGACTGCAACAAGTTTGCGGATTCCAATGGGGTGCACTACTCCGAAGGTCATCTTTATGTTTCACAACCTCAAGCCAAAAAGATCTTGATCGTGGACCCAAAGACACTGGATGTCGTCAAGGCCCTTTCGGTACCGGGATCTGAATGTGGTGGAGATTGCCATCCAATTGGAGTAAGCATTAAGGCAAAGGACAACTTGATGGCGATTGGTGCAAAGAGCAGTTTGCCTGCGGGTGAAAGCAAAGTCATGCTGTTCAAGATAAAGGGCGACCTTACAAAACCAAGTGGCATCAGCATCGAGCACTACTATACAATGCTTCAACTCTTTCCTGTTAATAGAAAGGACGCCGATGTAAGAGACGTTGCATTTTGTGGAAATCGCTTTGGATATGCCGATTACAATGGAGTCATATACAACTGGAGAATGCCTGACGAAATGTACTATGGCTGGAATGATGGTAAGCCGGTGCCCGACTTGTATGACCGCAACGATTGGTCACTCAGAAACCAATATAACGTCAAAAAAGACCACCAATACTACCTTGGATGTTCAAACAGCCGAAGAGACTGGCTGGTGGAAAAAACAAACCGGGCTACAAAAGGAGATGGAGTAGGTGCAGTACCGTCGGATTTCAGTGGGTCCGTAAGCAATATCTTGGAAGAAGGGGCGGAAAACGTGGTTCTGTATGAAAATTGGCATGATGTTGGAGATGGGCGCTCACGGATGAATAATTTGAAGGGATTAGCCATGGATAGCAAGAGAAACTTTTTCTATTCCTCTGGAAGGCATTGGGCAAATGGTGTCTGTGGAGTGTACCAACGCACTTACGATGGCAAACGCCGCTACATAAGAGAATGGAATAAAGAGAGCAAGATCGAAATGTTTGGCATGGCAGTAGATGAAAGCGGCTTCCTGTTCTCAATACAGAAACATGGCTCAAAAGGAAAATGTCTTTACAAGTTTCACCATGAGATCGACTTGGAGGATATCAACGTACCTTAG
- the LOC131796452 gene encoding C-reactive protein-like, giving the protein MKILDAFLILAIFRIAFTITIAAKVDADCKVKTGLGQALTGHSFSSFTVKDFQDCYQECKANEPKCRSMNYNGDHKRCELNNATETSHPQDLKEVPMSVYFESRHRVSVGSQRHVAGKTCQEILSREESASDGFYWLNSNDTEDPYVSFCNMTNGGDISASYDLIFLDRNTTNFVELNTSLPDLSAFTVCFWYRAWARQLVFLSYATGNMTDAIMMFLSETGLFRFLVLNKQTHSHTGTYNDRVWHQMCGKWTDSDGFVHLFVDGELQIRGDTTIHGVVPGTGKLILGQDQDTFGGAFDREQSFVGEMSHLYLWNTDLEDSVIKSLSMHCKEYPHPGYILRWSDFSTGINGNITKRDNSRCVTKQDVLL; this is encoded by the exons atgaaaatccTCGACGCATTTCTAATCCTAGCTATCTTCAGAATAGCCTTTACCATTACTATCGCGGCTAAAGTTGACGCTGATTGCAAAGTTAAGACAGGTCTGGGCCAAGCCCTCACAGGGCATAGTTTCTCAAGTTTTACTGTGAAAGACTTTCAGGATTGCTACCAAGAATGTAAAGCCAATGAACCAAAATGTCGTAGTATGAATTACAATGGTGACCACAAACGCTGCGAGCTCAATAACGCAACTGAGACATCGCATCCGCAAGATTTGAAGGAAGTCCCTATGTCTGTATATTTTGAGAGCCGTCATCGag TATCTGTAGGCTCTCAACGTCATGTCGCTGGTAAAACATGTCAGGAAATCTTATCAAGAGAGGAGTCTGCAAGCGATGGATTCTATTGGCTGAATTCAAATGATACAGAGGATCCATATGTTTCCTTCTGTAACATGACAAATGGAGGCG ACATCAGTGCATCGTATGACTTGATATTTCTGGACCGTAACACAACGAACTTCGTGGAACTGAATACCTCTTTACCAGACCTCTCCGCCTTCACAGTATGCTTTTGGTACAGAGCCTGGGCGCGACAGTTGGTTTTTTTGTCCTATGCCACCGGCAACATGACCGATGCTATAATGATGTTTCTTTCTGAAACCGGATTATTTCGATTCTTGGTGCTCAATAAGCAAAC GCACAGTCATACCGGTACCTATAATGATAGAGTGTGGCATCAAATGTGTGGCAAATGGACGGACAGTGATGGTTTTGTGCACCTGTTTGTAGACGGAGAGCTTCAGATACGCGGTGACACAACAATTCATGGAGTCGTTCCTGGCACTGGAAAATTAATTCTGGGCCAAGATCAGGATACTTTTGGAGGTGCTTTTGATAGAGAGCAGAGTTTTGTTGGTGAGATGAGCCACCTGTATCTCTGGAACACTGATTTAGAGGACAGCGTAATAAAAAGCTTGAGCATGCACTGCAAAGAGTATCCGCATCCAGGTTACATCTTGAGGTGGTCCGATTTTTCGACGGGGATAAACGGCAATATTACGAAACGTGACAATTCGAGATGTGTTACAAAGCAAGATGTTTTGCTTTAG
- the LOC131796377 gene encoding QRFP-like peptide receptor, protein MSLFTYSEAAQIGLRTAFSLIVAVNLVGNSSVCLVVWRNRRMRTAMNFLLINLACADMMVAVFISPQYIFLHTFNHPNGLTGEYLCKLCTGGNLMWTGGVVSVVSLIGVAFERYFAVLYPHDENRRISKKKLKFIIPACWLFSICWNLPLFLLVKYDASLDFCYEDWPPGWYMNAYSLGWLIMIGILPVTIMSVLYSRVVYQLWVRKSQPVDLPQLAVVRSRKRVTKMVLSVTVVCAVCWLPNLIAYVLDFYGLNSHGDVVHTTTVVLVSLNSAANPIIYCFQSKDFRRHIKALWLSPRSMRSGATVGTPKDTAALPVNRSRATQSFVN, encoded by the coding sequence ATGTCTTTGTTTACATACTCTGAGGCGGCACAAATCGGTCTTCGCACGGCGTTTTCGCTGATCGTGGCAGTCAACCTCGTTGGCAATTCATCGGTCTGCTTGGTGGTCTGGCGGAACAGACGGATGAGAACTGCCATGAACTTCCTGCTTATCAACCTTGCCTGCGCTGACATGATGGTGGCCGTCTTTATATCACCACAATATATATTCCTCCATACGTTTAACCATCCGAATGGCCTCACTGGAGAGTACTTATGCAAACTATGCACTGGTGGGAACCTTATGTGGACAGGGGGAGTGGTGTCGGTTGTATCGTTAATTGGAGTTGCGTTTGAAAGGTACTTTGCGGTGCTGTATCCCCATGACGAGAACCGTCgtatttcgaaaaaaaaactcaaatttatcaTCCCAGCTTGTTGGTTATTTTCCATCTGCTGGAATCTCCCCTTGTTTCTGCTCGTTAAATACGACGCGAGTTTAGATTTCTGCTACGAGGACTGGCCCCCTGGTTGGTACATGAATGCTTACAGCTTGGGATGGCTCATCATGATTGGTATTCTGCCGGTTACCATCATGTCCGTTCTGTACAGCCGAGTTGTTTATCAGCTTTGGGTGAGAAAATCACAGCCTGTGGACCTCCCTCAGCTTGCAGTGGTCAGATCACGCAAGCGTGTCACGAAAATGGTGTTATCCGTGACAGTTGTGTGCGCTGTATGCTGGCTTCCAAACCTCATTGCCTACGTTCTTGATTTCTACGGTTTGAATTCTCACGGTGATGTAGTACACACGACGACAGTGGTTCTGGTTTCGTTAAACTCGGCTGCCAATCCAATTATCTACTGTTTTCAGAGCAAAGATTTCAGAAGGCATATTAAGGCCCTGTGGCTTTCTCCTCGCTCGATGCGATCAGGTGCAACAGTAGGAACTCCAAAAGACACAGCTGCTCTACCTGTAAATAGGTCGCGAGCGACGCAATCATTTGTAAATTGA
- the LOC131796045 gene encoding B-cell lymphoma/leukemia 10 — protein sequence MLSQHSNMAFNVMTSALESEVYWSLKNEVLIELRELLVDKLQYEKTLDYLRSKRVFDRADCDEIEAERTPTKKRAKFLDILGDKGPTAFDQLCFAIQKKCKGQEYLLDIILTTFDRKKQERSFKELPPAEPPGLDGGLSPPCDDPKLVVMVTGLAPDTCEVDLNNLPGPGDPGAPIPPDEIEPTQGQQPGQSINQTPLTPPPSYDVSELPPPYSPQELETE from the exons ATGCTTTCTCAACATTCCAACATGGCGTTCAACGTTATGACTTCCGCTTTAGAGTCTGAAGTGTACTGGTccttaaaaaatgaagttttgaTAGAACTGAGGGAACTGCTTGTTGACAAATTGCAATATGAGAAAACTTTGGACTATCTGAGGTCTAAGCGAGTATTTGATCGAGCGGACTGCGATGAAATTGAAGCAGAGAGAACTCCAACCAAGAAACGAGCAAAATTCTTGGACATTCTGGGCGATAAAGGTCCCACTGCTTTTGACCAGTTGTGTTTTGCTATTCAGAAGAAGTGCAAGGGACAAGAATATTTATTAGACATTATCCTCACCACTTTTGATAGGAAGAAACAAGAGCGAA GTTTTAAAGAGCTACCTCCCGCAGAACCACCTGGTTTAGATGGAGGCTTATCTCCCCCATGTGATGATCCAAAGCTTGTTGTTATGGTAACAGGTTTAGCTCCAGATACATGTGAAGTAGATTTAAACAATTTACCAGGACCTGGAGATCCTGGGGCTCCAATTCCACCAGATGAGATAGAACCTACACAAGGTCAACAACCAG GTCAATCCATCAACCAAACTCCACTTACCCCTCCACCATCTTATGATGTGTCAGAGTTACCACCACCATACTCTCCACAGGAATTAGAAACTGAGTAA
- the LOC131796035 gene encoding negative elongation factor E-like codes for MGLPNLTAEEEYLLRKFALLKKRKKALQKSKEKVENPSSIKPGTKRDAPAEISHDPQDAKEIAKKLIASGEVKIKKDPVHREFKRAKVGERRQKDFLQQPASNRNEQQARAEAIRNLYHESFIPSSTSQNKRFSGGQGSGRRSWSDDQSRKGNTIYVNGYGLTEKILQEEFTKFGKVQHVNFEREKSQGFVTLDSCEAAEKAVDEMNGMMVSGVHIKVAFSRRQPNMGDTQGYRRPGLGSRDSRGHSSGLQSREAREIVSYDDL; via the exons ATGGGCTTACCAAATCTAACCGCAGAGGAGGAATACCTTCTTAGAAAGTTCGCTTTGTTGAAGAAAAGG AAAAAGGCACTGCAAAAGTCTAAAGAAAAGGTCGAAAATCCCAGCAGTATCAAGCCGGGTACGAAGCGTG ATGCTCCAGCAGAAATTAGCCATGATCCACAGGATGCAAAAGAGATTGCCAAGAAGCTGATTGCCTCAGGG GAAGTGAAGATTAAAAAAGATCCTGTCCATAGGGAGTTCAAAAGGGCTAAAGTAGGAGAAAGAAGACAGAAG GATTTCTTACAGCAACCAGCATCCAACAGGAATGAGCAGCAG GCACGTGCTGAAGCAATAAGAAATTTATATCACGAAAG CTTTATACCTTCTTCTACCTCACAGAACAAGCGCTTCTCAGGAG GACAAGGGTCAGGTCGAAGAAGTTGGTCAGATGATCaatcaagaaag GGAAACACGATCTATGTCAATGGATATGGATTAACAGAAAAAATCCTCCAAGAAGAGTTCACTAAATTTG GTAAGGTTCAACATGTTaactttgaaagagaaaagag CCAAGGTTTTGTTACACTAGACTCCTGTGAAGCAGCTGAAAAAGCAGTTGATGAG atgaatgGTATGATGGTGTCTGGTGTGCATATCAAAGTAGCTTTTTCGAGGAGGCAACCCAACATGGGAGACACACAAGGATATCGAAGACCTGGTCTGGGAAGCAGAG ATTCAAGAGGGCACAGTTCAGGTTTACAGTCGCGAGAAGCTAGAGAAATTGTTTCATACGACGACCTTTAG
- the LOC131795991 gene encoding adenylate kinase 8, with protein MDATKKPLLIPPEFSNYAEKHGIFQIYESLLTKLIIEQPADPLTYMIGLLEQESEVPQIIIHGPPAAGKRTMSVMAAKHFDCVHITLDNLLAESDSKSAKKAQEYISAKETVPTHIWVSLIKERLQKEDCISKGWLLEALSQYKESRFDAQALQAEGINPRHFVLLEAPDTVLIERVMGKRIDPETGDVYHSTFDPPSDLAVVQRLVPDSKSSEKVMIQRLMEYHRHIDGILICFEKIHKSINVDQPKADVFSQVLSYLKMNHRNNAPHTPRLILLGPTGCGKSVQAELLASKYGFVNVSCTELIKQSLVDDSKLGEAVRPYIDRHMLVPDDLVLQLLKSRLAQLDAVTKGWVIHGFPKTREQAESLARAGYEANRVIFMDVPTDTILERLTLRSVDPVTGERYHLIYNPPRTNEVKQRLHTSPKDVESAVNSRIAQYQAYIEEIAEYYEESAQHINADQDIHTVFECIESIIVNPIPTKNEV; from the exons ATGGATGCAACGAAGAAACCATTGTTAATTCCACCTGAATTCTCAAATTATGCTGAAAAACATGGTATTTTTCAGATTTATGAG tCCCTTCTGACAAAACTGATAATAGAACAGCCTGCAGACCCACTGACCTATATGATAGGTCTTCTGGAACAAGAAAGTGAAG TTCCACAGATCATTATTCATGGACCTCCAGCAGCAGGAAAGAGAACAATG TCTGTGATGGCagcaaaacattttgactgTGTCCATATCACACTTGATAATCTCCTGGCAGAATCAGATTCAAAATCAGCAAAGAAG GCTCAGGAGTACATATCAGCAAAAGAG acgGTACCTACTCATATTTGGGTCAGTCTCATCAAAGAAAGACTACAGAAGGAAGACTGCATCAGTAAG GGCTGGTTGCTAGAAGCCTTATCACAGTACAAGGAGAGCAGGTTTGAC GCCCAAGCACTTCAAGCAGAGGGAATCAACCCAAGACATTTTG TTCTCCTGGAGGCTCCTGACACAGTCCTGATAGAAAGAGTGATGGGGAAAAGAATTGATCCAGAAACTGGTG ATgtgtaccattcgacatttgACCCACCTAGTGACCTAGCAGTTGTGCAGCGTCTTGTACCAGACTCTAAATCCTCAGAGAAAGTCATGATTCAGAGACTGATGGAGTACCACAG GCATATTGACGGAATCTTGATATGTTTCGAGAAGATTCATAAGTCCATAAACGTTGATCAGCCAAAAGCAGATGTATTTTCACAAG TGCTGTCCTATCTAAAGATGAATCATCGAAATAATGCCCCTCATACCCCACGATTGATTCTCCTGGGCCCAACAGGATGTGGCAAGAGTGTCCAGGCGGAACTGTTGGCCAGTAAATATGGCTTTGTTAATG TTTCTTGCACAGAGCTGATCAAACAATCGTTGGTAGATGATTCTAAACTTGGTGAAGCAGTGAGGCCGTATATTGATCGGCACATGTTGG TACCCGATGATTTGGTTCTACAACTACTCAAGTCTCGCCTGGCCCAGTTGGATGCTGTTACCAAAGGCTGGGTCATTCATGGCTTTCCTAAGACAAGAGAACAGGCAGAGTCACTGGCTAGGGCTGGCTATGaagcaaatag gGTGATTTTTATGGACGTTCCAACTGACACCATTCTTGAAAGATTGACTCTGCGCAGTGTAGATCCAGTCACAGGTGAAAG GTATCACTTAATTTATAATCCACCTCGCACAAACGAAGTAAAGCAGAGGTTGCACACG AGTCCGAAAGACGTGGAATCAGCGGTCAACTCACGAATAGCTCAGTACCAGGCTTACATCGAGGAGATTGCGGAGTATTACGAGGAGTCTGCGCAGCACATCAACGCCGATCAAGATATTCACACCGTGTTCGAGTGTATTGAAAGTATCATTGTAAACCCCATTCCCACAAAGAACGAAGTGTAA